One Burkholderia pyrrocinia DNA segment encodes these proteins:
- a CDS encoding phage tail protein codes for MLLSLGQFVFGTLTAPFSEMQRRRTWKFASNSRVGARDARQFAGPGDDTFTMQGMIATGVLGTPISMDLISEMANTGDAYVLVDGRGIVYGAYTIDELHETHSYFTILGVPQKIEFTLTITRVDDRALAASVDGGAATSEPTGGSLDKAPPGATPPYVKPKKPKAKKG; via the coding sequence ATGCTGCTTTCTCTCGGACAGTTCGTTTTCGGCACGCTCACGGCGCCGTTCAGCGAAATGCAGCGGCGGCGCACGTGGAAGTTTGCGAGCAATTCGCGCGTGGGCGCGCGTGACGCGCGCCAGTTCGCCGGGCCGGGCGATGACACGTTCACCATGCAAGGCATGATCGCGACGGGCGTTCTCGGCACGCCTATCTCGATGGACCTGATTTCCGAAATGGCGAACACGGGTGATGCGTACGTGCTGGTGGACGGGCGCGGCATCGTCTACGGCGCATACACGATCGACGAGCTACACGAAACGCACTCGTATTTCACGATCCTCGGCGTGCCGCAGAAAATCGAATTCACGCTGACGATCACGCGCGTGGACGATCGCGCGCTCGCGGCCTCGGTTGACGGTGGCGCCGCCACGAGCGAACCGACGGGCGGATCACTCGATAAGGCGCCGCCCGGTGCGACGCCGCCATACGTCAAGCCGAAGAAGCCGAAGGCGAAGAAGGGGTAG
- a CDS encoding MBL fold metallo-hydrolase, which yields MSIIKSFSVGNGDMFYIRHNSDNFTIIDCNLTDENKDEIIAELKKESASKGITRFICTHPDQDHFGGIEMLDDEMNIRNFYVVNNQAIKDNDSDSFKRYCELRDDTDKAFYIYKGCARKWMNKTDETRGSSGISVLWPDTNNSDFKLALAACEAGESYNNTSAVIRYSLENGASVMWLGDLETDFMEKIEEHIKLEKTTIVFASHHGRDSGKIPDSWLEKLDPQIIVIGEAPSRHLHYYTGYRKITQNRAGDIIMECVEGKVHFYVSNPEYEGPDNLKDESMTSFLNYIGSLDVETEYTL from the coding sequence ATGTCTATCATCAAGAGCTTTTCCGTCGGAAACGGCGACATGTTCTATATCAGGCACAACAGCGATAATTTTACAATTATCGACTGCAATCTTACTGATGAGAACAAGGACGAGATTATCGCTGAACTGAAAAAGGAATCAGCCAGCAAGGGCATAACTCGCTTCATTTGTACCCATCCAGATCAGGATCACTTTGGGGGTATAGAAATGCTCGATGATGAAATGAACATCCGGAATTTCTATGTTGTCAATAATCAGGCAATAAAGGATAATGATTCTGACTCATTCAAACGCTATTGCGAGCTTCGAGATGATACCGATAAGGCGTTTTACATTTACAAAGGCTGCGCGCGAAAATGGATGAACAAAACCGACGAGACGCGCGGCTCGTCTGGTATTAGCGTCCTGTGGCCGGATACCAATAATTCTGACTTTAAGCTGGCGTTGGCAGCCTGCGAAGCGGGCGAGTCGTATAACAATACGTCGGCCGTCATCCGATACTCGCTTGAAAACGGAGCAAGCGTGATGTGGTTGGGAGACCTCGAAACAGATTTCATGGAAAAGATCGAGGAACACATCAAGCTTGAAAAAACCACGATCGTTTTTGCTTCACATCATGGTCGTGATTCGGGGAAAATTCCTGACTCATGGCTTGAGAAGCTAGATCCACAGATCATCGTAATTGGCGAAGCTCCTTCACGGCACTTGCACTACTACACGGGGTACCGGAAAATTACCCAAAACCGCGCCGGTGACATCATCATGGAGTGCGTGGAAGGGAAGGTGCACTTTTACGTTTCAAATCCGGAATACGAAGGGCCGGATAACTTAAAAGACGAATCGATGACCAGCTTTTTGAACTATATCGGTAGTCTCGACGTAGAAACGGAATACACGCTCTGA
- a CDS encoding GpE family phage tail protein has translation MADVAAVFGWTPAVMDAMTVSELMEWRERARMRYERNE, from the coding sequence ATGGCGGACGTGGCGGCGGTATTTGGCTGGACGCCCGCAGTCATGGACGCAATGACTGTTTCCGAACTGATGGAGTGGCGCGAGCGGGCGCGCATGCGATACGAACGGAATGAATAA
- a CDS encoding type VI secretion system amidase effector protein Tae4, with translation MPHTKPTKIDTNTQTGSQKEIPVKAITFKELWDAYPSGDPYDNPDYTNQCAIRMSVTLHRVGVGMKSFSQKTVKPMSGSPTIGRIILDGKPTATRADELGEWLEHQPFAGLPKAENITGADWESKVKGRTGIIQFSRYWSRDGEAAANASGGHIDLWNGSRLTVSSAPDAVATFSRVLGLQSFAAGTSFGWSDLRNSKQILFWEIK, from the coding sequence ATGCCGCACACGAAACCGACCAAGATCGACACGAACACGCAAACGGGCTCGCAGAAAGAAATCCCCGTGAAGGCGATCACATTCAAAGAACTTTGGGACGCCTACCCTTCCGGCGACCCGTACGACAATCCTGATTACACGAACCAATGCGCCATTCGCATGAGCGTGACCTTGCACCGCGTCGGTGTTGGCATGAAGTCGTTTTCGCAGAAAACGGTTAAGCCCATGTCCGGCTCGCCGACCATCGGTCGAATCATCCTCGATGGAAAGCCTACGGCGACGCGCGCGGACGAACTCGGAGAATGGTTGGAACATCAGCCGTTCGCCGGACTGCCGAAAGCGGAAAACATCACCGGGGCCGATTGGGAATCGAAGGTGAAGGGACGCACCGGCATAATCCAGTTCTCGCGCTACTGGTCCCGTGACGGCGAAGCCGCCGCGAACGCCAGCGGCGGGCACATCGATCTGTGGAACGGCTCGCGCCTGACCGTGAGCAGCGCCCCCGATGCGGTCGCGACATTTAGCCGGGTGCTCGGTTTGCAGTCGTTCGCGGCAGGAACATCGTTCGGATGGTCTGACCTTCGGAATTCGAAGCAAATTCTTTTCTGGGAAATCAAATAA
- a CDS encoding ISNCY family transposase, translated as MHRTALVTLNMRELDRLKVIQAVVDLGLRPGRAAERLGLTVRQIERLVIRYRESGAAGLMSRKRGRPGNRRLDEELARRALTIIRERYADFGPTLACEKLSECHGIQLAKETVRKLMTDAGLWVPRRQRPPKVYQPRARRACLGELIQIDGSDHRWFEERAPACTLLVYVDDATSRLMHLHFTQTESTFSYFEATRAYLERYGKPGALYSDKYSVFRSPTAGKTGSSVTQFGRAMYELNIDTFCANSSSAKGRVERAHLTLQDRLVKELRLRGISTVAEANAYAPSFMAAYNTRFAKPPRSDFNAHRPLRDDEDLDTLLTWRETRRVSKSLTVLHDRVLYLLDDTPVNRKLIHRYIDVWEYPDGRIEIRADGKVLSCRLYDKLAEVDQGAVIEQKRLSHVLQVSQALQAQRDNRRTSGSPSRTNQGQAVRGSKQPVGTKKQRAFTQADVEQVIVDLAEHRQAQNQPRKPGRRSAKTNAVSVSALPDQDQLFDTA; from the coding sequence ATGCACCGAACAGCACTGGTGACATTGAACATGCGAGAACTCGACCGTCTGAAGGTAATCCAGGCTGTAGTGGATTTGGGCCTGAGGCCTGGCCGCGCGGCCGAACGACTGGGCCTAACGGTCCGGCAGATCGAACGGCTAGTGATTCGGTACCGGGAGTCTGGTGCGGCTGGACTGATGTCGCGCAAACGTGGTCGTCCGGGGAACCGGCGATTGGACGAGGAACTGGCTCGGAGAGCGCTGACGATCATTCGCGAGCGCTACGCGGATTTTGGCCCGACGCTGGCCTGCGAGAAGTTGTCCGAGTGCCATGGCATCCAGTTGGCCAAGGAGACGGTCCGGAAGCTGATGACGGATGCCGGTTTGTGGGTGCCACGCCGGCAGCGGCCGCCGAAGGTCTATCAGCCGAGGGCCCGGCGCGCCTGCTTGGGTGAACTGATCCAGATCGACGGCAGCGATCATCGATGGTTCGAGGAACGGGCGCCGGCCTGCACGCTGCTGGTGTACGTCGACGACGCGACGAGTCGGTTGATGCATCTGCACTTCACGCAGACCGAATCGACCTTCAGCTACTTCGAAGCGACGCGGGCGTATCTGGAGCGTTACGGCAAACCTGGAGCGCTCTACAGCGACAAGTACAGCGTGTTCCGCAGCCCGACCGCGGGCAAGACCGGAAGCAGCGTGACGCAGTTTGGCCGGGCCATGTATGAGCTGAACATCGATACGTTTTGCGCGAACAGCAGCTCGGCCAAGGGCCGTGTCGAGCGAGCGCATCTGACCTTGCAAGACCGGCTCGTGAAGGAACTGCGGCTGCGCGGGATCAGCACGGTAGCCGAGGCCAATGCGTATGCGCCCTCCTTCATGGCAGCCTACAACACACGCTTCGCGAAGCCGCCGCGCAGCGACTTCAATGCGCATCGGCCACTGCGAGACGACGAGGATCTGGATACGTTATTGACGTGGCGTGAAACACGTCGGGTATCGAAATCGCTGACCGTGCTCCACGACCGAGTGCTTTACTTGCTGGACGACACGCCGGTCAACCGGAAGCTGATTCACCGCTACATCGATGTATGGGAGTACCCCGACGGGCGGATCGAAATCCGAGCCGATGGCAAGGTTCTGTCTTGCCGTCTTTACGACAAGCTGGCGGAAGTCGATCAAGGTGCAGTGATCGAGCAAAAGCGATTGAGTCACGTGCTACAAGTTTCGCAAGCGCTTCAGGCTCAGCGCGACAACCGTCGAACCTCCGGATCGCCGTCGCGAACCAATCAAGGTCAGGCCGTCCGCGGTTCAAAGCAACCCGTTGGCACGAAGAAGCAACGTGCATTTACGCAGGCCGACGTCGAGCAGGTAATCGTGGATCTCGCCGAACACCGACAGGCACAGAATCAACCTCGCAAACCTGGCCGACGGTCTGCGAAGACCAACGCAGTAAGCGTAAGCGCCCTGCCCGATCAGGACCAGCTCTTCGACACGGCGTGA
- a CDS encoding phage tail tape measure protein — protein sequence MNNELKLRVVFDMVDRMTRPIRQTLAGSKSLSRALAETKKQLSELQKQQKTVDAVKAVRTEMGQTATKLKAAQEKFAGLQAQIKATENPTVRMQNAMRRASASVVALTQQQEKQRTRLGELNARMQQAGRGTQTLTAYEKSLQSSIAKTNETIAEQGRRLQAVHGRRAALAPARDRLQAARGAAAEMAVGGYATRAVGGRVLGGVGAVLDESKHAKLEEVRIQALGAGDHNTAKAIDFARKHKSYGVSTTENLTLMRDAMTILNDEHHAEMILPTLSKMKFANDALFGAEQGGDNEQKFINMLKAIEQRGGTNDAATFNREANMVQKVITATGGRVGGDQWQEFIKTGGTAAKMLRSDAFYFQMEPLIQEMGGDTVGSALMSGYQNLIEGRTTVRATRKLMSLGLLNKKKVEFDKIGRVKVFADGALLNTDQFKSSPFEWMEQTLLPLFEKKGITKERDVLSAISSIFTNRRASNLFATMFLQRKAIHKSVALNEHAYDIDQGFNVGQTLPQGKEIDALSKKAILEEQLGSKILPLYNRGLELTANLIERVSGWTERNAGTARALAIGLAALGAVLVGGGSLTIGLAAIIGPLALTRYGMAMLGVQGGLLRGTLGMLGGAFRAFGGAIFAVGRLLLLNPIGLAITAVVAVIAGAAYLIYRYWKPISAFFAKLWDGIKRTVQTVGVWIADYLMNWTVIGFIVDHWADLRAITLAIWELIKSGVLRAAQAVADFFMNWTIVGAIVRHWDDIKAATGAAWDWIKQTAMGAGGAILDFFMNWTLLGVVVRHWDSIMSYMSGLATRFVEIGGNIVDGLVNGITNGMNTLRTALHNVGESAIGWFKEKLGIHSPSRVFAALGGFIGQGAAQGIEAERASVASAAARLAGAASITFGALTANAAPSPLEMRPLIDTRPPLSAASAAPSAPVDSGTRNYYITINVANGDNVKEFEAAVRRVIDQVEREDRRRVSSRLSD from the coding sequence ATGAATAACGAACTGAAGCTGCGCGTCGTGTTCGATATGGTCGATCGGATGACGCGCCCGATTCGCCAAACGCTTGCCGGTAGCAAAAGCCTGTCGCGCGCGCTCGCCGAAACGAAGAAGCAACTTTCGGAACTGCAAAAGCAACAGAAAACCGTCGACGCGGTGAAGGCGGTCCGTACCGAAATGGGGCAGACCGCCACGAAGTTGAAGGCGGCACAGGAGAAGTTCGCCGGGCTGCAAGCGCAGATCAAGGCGACCGAAAATCCCACAGTGCGGATGCAGAACGCGATGCGGCGGGCGTCGGCGTCCGTCGTCGCGCTCACGCAGCAACAGGAAAAGCAGCGGACCCGGCTTGGCGAACTGAACGCGCGGATGCAGCAGGCCGGGCGCGGCACGCAAACGCTGACGGCATACGAGAAATCGTTGCAGTCGAGCATCGCGAAAACGAACGAGACGATCGCGGAACAGGGGCGCCGGTTGCAGGCGGTACATGGGCGCCGTGCGGCGCTCGCGCCCGCACGTGATCGCCTTCAGGCCGCGCGCGGTGCGGCGGCCGAAATGGCGGTGGGTGGATACGCTACGCGCGCTGTCGGTGGCCGTGTGCTCGGTGGGGTCGGTGCGGTGCTCGATGAATCGAAGCACGCGAAGCTCGAAGAGGTACGGATCCAAGCGCTCGGCGCTGGCGACCACAATACGGCGAAGGCGATCGATTTCGCGCGCAAACACAAATCCTATGGCGTCAGTACGACGGAAAACCTCACGCTCATGCGTGACGCCATGACGATCCTCAACGACGAGCATCACGCGGAAATGATTCTGCCGACGCTCTCGAAAATGAAGTTCGCGAACGATGCGCTGTTCGGCGCCGAGCAAGGCGGCGACAACGAACAGAAGTTCATCAACATGTTGAAGGCGATCGAACAGCGCGGCGGCACGAACGACGCCGCGACGTTCAATCGTGAAGCGAACATGGTGCAGAAGGTCATCACCGCGACCGGCGGGCGCGTCGGCGGCGACCAGTGGCAGGAATTCATCAAGACGGGCGGCACGGCTGCCAAGATGCTGCGTTCCGACGCGTTCTATTTCCAGATGGAGCCGTTGATTCAGGAAATGGGCGGCGACACGGTGGGTAGTGCGCTCATGTCGGGCTATCAGAACCTGATCGAAGGCCGGACGACGGTGCGCGCGACGCGCAAGCTCATGTCGCTCGGCCTGCTCAACAAAAAGAAAGTCGAGTTCGACAAGATCGGACGCGTGAAAGTATTCGCCGATGGCGCGCTGCTGAACACCGATCAGTTCAAGTCGTCGCCGTTCGAGTGGATGGAGCAAACCCTGCTGCCGTTGTTTGAGAAGAAGGGCATCACGAAGGAACGCGACGTTCTCAGTGCGATCAGTTCGATTTTCACGAACCGCCGAGCATCGAACCTGTTTGCCACGATGTTCCTGCAACGCAAGGCGATTCATAAGAGCGTTGCACTGAACGAGCACGCATACGATATCGATCAGGGTTTCAACGTCGGCCAGACGTTGCCGCAGGGCAAGGAAATCGACGCGTTGTCGAAGAAGGCGATTCTGGAAGAACAGCTAGGGTCGAAAATCCTCCCGCTGTATAACCGCGGACTCGAACTGACGGCAAACCTGATCGAGCGCGTGAGCGGGTGGACCGAGCGCAACGCGGGCACGGCGCGCGCACTCGCGATCGGCCTGGCGGCGCTCGGCGCGGTGCTCGTGGGCGGTGGTTCGCTGACGATCGGGCTCGCGGCAATTATCGGGCCGCTGGCGCTCACCCGTTACGGCATGGCAATGCTCGGTGTCCAGGGCGGATTGTTGCGCGGCACGTTGGGCATGTTGGGCGGCGCATTCCGCGCGTTCGGCGGTGCGATATTTGCCGTCGGCCGCCTCCTGCTGCTGAACCCGATCGGCCTTGCGATTACCGCTGTCGTCGCGGTGATCGCCGGGGCAGCGTACCTCATCTATCGGTACTGGAAACCGATCTCCGCTTTCTTCGCGAAGCTGTGGGACGGCATCAAGCGGACGGTGCAAACGGTCGGCGTCTGGATCGCCGACTACCTGATGAATTGGACCGTGATCGGCTTCATTGTCGATCATTGGGCCGATCTGAGGGCGATCACGCTCGCGATATGGGAACTGATCAAATCCGGCGTGCTGCGCGCGGCGCAGGCCGTCGCAGACTTCTTCATGAACTGGACGATCGTCGGCGCGATCGTGCGCCATTGGGACGACATCAAGGCAGCGACCGGCGCGGCGTGGGACTGGATCAAGCAAACGGCGATGGGTGCCGGTGGTGCGATTCTCGATTTCTTCATGAACTGGACCCTGCTCGGCGTGGTGGTTCGGCACTGGGACAGCATCATGTCGTACATGTCCGGGCTCGCGACTCGCTTTGTCGAAATCGGCGGCAACATCGTTGACGGACTCGTGAACGGCATCACGAACGGCATGAATACGCTGCGCACGGCGCTGCACAACGTCGGAGAAAGCGCGATCGGCTGGTTCAAGGAAAAGCTCGGCATTCATAGCCCGAGCCGCGTTTTCGCGGCGCTCGGCGGGTTCATCGGGCAGGGCGCGGCGCAAGGGATCGAGGCCGAGCGCGCGAGCGTGGCCAGTGCCGCCGCCCGGCTCGCCGGGGCCGCGTCGATCACGTTCGGCGCACTGACGGCGAACGCTGCGCCGTCGCCGCTCGAAATGCGGCCATTGATTGACACCCGGCCGCCGCTATCGGCCGCGAGCGCGGCGCCGTCGGCGCCCGTCGATAGCGGAACGCGGAATTACTACATCACGATCAACGTAGCGAATGGTGACAACGTGAAGGAATTCGAGGCGGCAGTGCGCCGCGTGATTGATCAGGTCGAGCGCGAGGATCGTCGCCGCGTCAGCTCGCGTTTGTCCGACTGA
- a CDS encoding patatin-like phospholipase family protein, whose protein sequence is MNRSLVAPDQIEIALALSGGGARAMAFHLGVLRYLAERGMLERVSRVSTVSGGSLLVGLMFSRCNMHWPSSAGFIEQVYEPLRMQLSRRSLAFEAICKLVVPHNWRYILSRANLIAKSLRGWGVTHCLKDLPVRPEWSINGTTAETGRRFRFKRDSIGDWRSGYAYGGEFALASAMAVSAAFPGLIGPLSIKARAFSWMRRKEWDASKPPEPVSLPFRNLHLYDGGVYDNLGLEPYFDVGKQQPKITDTVIYVSDAGAPLADGPASFFSLFRAKRLADIMSEQSRTLRVRSFVNYLERSSNAGAYTYIARQIQDGNQENAKLARGFPTNLSRMKVEVFDAIAGHGYALAQDIERQYGLLKSLKGH, encoded by the coding sequence ATGAACAGAAGTCTTGTCGCGCCGGATCAAATTGAAATCGCGCTGGCGCTCTCGGGTGGGGGCGCGCGCGCTATGGCTTTCCATCTTGGTGTGCTGCGGTACTTGGCGGAGCGGGGTATGTTGGAGCGCGTATCGCGGGTTTCGACGGTCTCCGGCGGCAGCTTGCTCGTGGGCCTCATGTTTAGCCGGTGCAACATGCACTGGCCGTCGTCCGCAGGCTTCATTGAGCAGGTGTATGAGCCTCTTCGTATGCAGTTGAGTCGACGTAGCCTTGCCTTCGAGGCGATATGCAAACTGGTGGTTCCACACAACTGGCGCTACATATTGTCTCGTGCGAATCTGATCGCGAAATCGCTAAGGGGCTGGGGCGTTACACATTGCCTCAAAGACTTGCCAGTCCGTCCGGAATGGTCGATCAACGGGACGACTGCGGAGACGGGGCGAAGGTTCCGATTTAAGCGCGACTCCATCGGAGACTGGAGATCCGGGTATGCTTACGGCGGAGAGTTCGCACTAGCCAGTGCGATGGCGGTGTCGGCGGCGTTTCCGGGATTGATCGGTCCGCTCTCCATCAAGGCTCGGGCATTCTCATGGATGCGCCGTAAGGAATGGGATGCCAGCAAGCCACCGGAACCTGTCTCGTTGCCCTTTAGGAACCTGCATCTTTATGATGGAGGCGTCTACGACAACTTAGGGCTTGAACCGTATTTCGATGTAGGCAAACAGCAGCCCAAAATTACTGATACCGTCATTTACGTTTCGGATGCAGGTGCCCCACTTGCCGATGGGCCAGCATCTTTCTTCAGCTTGTTTCGGGCGAAGCGCCTCGCCGACATCATGTCGGAGCAGTCGCGGACATTGCGGGTGCGTTCGTTTGTTAATTATCTCGAACGATCAAGCAACGCTGGCGCCTACACCTACATTGCGAGGCAGATTCAAGACGGAAACCAAGAAAATGCAAAACTCGCACGCGGTTTCCCGACAAATCTTTCACGAATGAAGGTTGAGGTTTTTGATGCGATTGCCGGTCACGGATACGCTCTTGCGCAAGACATCGAGCGCCAATATGGCTTGCTCAAAAGTTTGAAAGGGCACTGA
- a CDS encoding IS21 family transposase, giving the protein MNADLRHGALSDFLALTDGLSIARIAQTLRCCTRTVRNYVTGRSPIPWHRIEVLRLLALESNRAAHETATPGARGEPPSPVRANIEPDPNAPDVPPDEMLAWVGVHAPHYLSSQRSLTHYIRGWNVVDKIRRAKREGTFAAVLAKWRTLVPDLPRAWRSGPLWTGIGPPAYVPP; this is encoded by the coding sequence ATGAATGCCGACCTCCGTCACGGCGCGCTATCCGATTTTCTCGCGCTCACTGACGGCCTGTCCATCGCTCGAATCGCTCAGACGCTCCGCTGTTGCACCCGCACCGTCCGGAACTACGTCACCGGGCGCTCGCCGATCCCGTGGCATCGAATCGAAGTCCTGCGCCTGCTGGCGCTCGAATCCAACCGCGCAGCACACGAGACGGCGACGCCCGGTGCGCGCGGCGAGCCGCCGTCGCCAGTACGCGCGAACATCGAACCGGACCCGAACGCCCCGGACGTGCCGCCCGATGAAATGCTGGCATGGGTCGGCGTCCACGCCCCGCATTACCTGTCGAGCCAACGAAGCCTCACGCACTACATTCGCGGCTGGAACGTGGTCGACAAAATCCGCCGAGCGAAACGCGAAGGCACGTTCGCGGCCGTGCTTGCCAAGTGGCGCACGCTCGTGCCGGATCTGCCGCGTGCGTGGCGCTCCGGCCCACTGTGGACCGGCATCGGGCCACCTGCCTACGTTCCCCCATAA
- a CDS encoding PAAR domain-containing protein, protein MLRKIAVVGDTLSSGGNVLPHGGPPITMYGHQIALIGGPAFCAACKATGVIAKSGGPYRMSMSGECALDQDIVLCGCPKPPKIIAGLGGESWCDDMIEGQGKVVSSLTATGGVASVKKGAFDEQVKATEHQVEGLPYYIETADGRVHFGRLDASGTLPRVYTGDDPGSYTVHWGDDALAKHHGE, encoded by the coding sequence ATGTTGCGAAAAATCGCAGTCGTCGGGGACACGCTGTCCAGCGGCGGCAACGTCCTGCCGCACGGCGGACCACCCATCACCATGTACGGACATCAGATCGCGTTAATCGGCGGTCCGGCTTTCTGCGCTGCATGCAAGGCGACAGGCGTCATCGCGAAATCTGGCGGCCCGTACCGCATGAGCATGTCGGGAGAATGCGCGCTCGATCAGGATATCGTGCTGTGCGGCTGCCCGAAGCCACCGAAAATCATCGCCGGGCTGGGCGGCGAATCGTGGTGCGACGACATGATCGAAGGGCAAGGCAAGGTTGTGTCGAGCCTGACCGCCACAGGAGGCGTTGCATCGGTCAAGAAAGGTGCATTCGATGAGCAGGTCAAAGCCACCGAGCATCAGGTCGAAGGCTTGCCGTACTACATCGAAACTGCCGACGGCCGCGTGCATTTCGGCCGCCTGGACGCGAGCGGGACATTGCCGCGCGTCTACACCGGGGACGACCCGGGTTCCTATACCGTTCATTGGGGCGACGACGCGCTCGCCAAGCACCACGGGGAATGA
- a CDS encoding phage late control D family protein, with protein sequence MADFVQATKLPARRLVPCADYRITLDGRDLSRSIAPYLVYLTLSESRADEADSLNLVLDDTRGDLELPKRGAELKLSIGWEGETLVDKGTFTIDEFEFHGAPDQITVSARSASMTDAMHERRDKSWHGQTIGDIVKTIAARHKLTPALGDALAKIRIAHIDQTSESDMSFLTRLAKRYDAVMTVKDGRLLFMPIGAGTSASGKPLPTLEIRKAKGDSYRYHVSQRESYTSVRARWHTSKKGKQESVIVGGENNRSTKLLPEIYSSRADAEAAAKAEYARTQRGQATFDMTLALGRPDVYPEMTVNAKGFKPDIDATPWLVKRVVSRIDGNGGFTSSLEMEMRDDPTTSRHRTHFRKGGKSA encoded by the coding sequence ATGGCGGATTTTGTGCAAGCGACCAAGCTCCCGGCGCGGCGACTCGTCCCATGCGCCGACTACCGCATCACGCTCGACGGGCGCGACCTGTCACGCTCGATCGCGCCGTACCTCGTCTATCTCACGTTGAGCGAATCGCGCGCCGACGAAGCCGATTCGCTCAATCTGGTGTTGGACGACACGCGCGGCGATCTCGAACTGCCGAAGCGCGGCGCCGAACTGAAACTGTCGATTGGGTGGGAGGGCGAAACGCTCGTGGACAAAGGCACGTTCACGATCGATGAGTTCGAGTTCCACGGTGCGCCTGACCAGATCACGGTGAGCGCCCGCTCGGCGTCGATGACGGATGCCATGCACGAGCGGCGCGATAAAAGCTGGCACGGCCAGACGATCGGCGATATCGTCAAGACGATTGCCGCCCGGCACAAGCTAACGCCTGCGCTCGGCGACGCGCTCGCGAAAATCCGAATCGCGCATATCGACCAGACGAGCGAAAGCGACATGTCATTTTTGACTCGGCTCGCGAAGCGGTACGACGCGGTGATGACGGTCAAGGATGGGCGCCTGCTGTTCATGCCGATCGGTGCGGGCACGAGCGCGAGCGGTAAGCCGCTGCCGACGCTCGAGATCCGGAAGGCGAAGGGCGATTCGTACCGCTATCACGTCTCGCAGCGCGAAAGCTACACGTCGGTGCGCGCGCGTTGGCACACGTCGAAGAAGGGCAAGCAAGAATCCGTGATCGTCGGCGGCGAAAACAACCGCAGCACAAAGCTGTTGCCGGAAATCTACAGTTCGCGCGCCGATGCGGAGGCGGCGGCCAAGGCTGAATACGCACGCACGCAGCGCGGACAGGCAACGTTTGATATGACGCTCGCGCTCGGTCGACCCGACGTGTACCCCGAAATGACCGTGAACGCGAAGGGCTTCAAACCGGATATCGATGCAACGCCGTGGCTGGTGAAGCGTGTCGTGTCTCGGATCGACGGCAACGGCGGTTTCACGTCATCACTCGAAATGGAGATGCGCGACGATCCGACGACGAGTCGGCACAGGACGCATTTCCGGAAAGGGGGGAAATCGGCGTAA
- a CDS encoding phage major tail tube protein, with protein MGMPSKLKHFNVFQNGVSYIGQTAELTLPKLTRKMEEWRGGGMVAPVKYDFGPEAMEMEWSLGGLDKNMLSQWGAASVDGVMLRFAGAYKNDSDDEWTAVEVVGRGRYSEIDFGTAKAGDDTTTKGTLALSYFKLSINGETVIEIDAQNFIELVGGKDALTQVRKIIGV; from the coding sequence ATGGGAATGCCGTCCAAACTGAAACACTTCAACGTGTTTCAAAACGGCGTGTCGTATATCGGCCAGACGGCGGAACTGACGCTGCCGAAGCTTACGCGCAAGATGGAGGAATGGCGCGGTGGCGGCATGGTGGCGCCGGTCAAATACGACTTCGGGCCGGAAGCGATGGAAATGGAATGGTCGCTCGGCGGACTCGACAAGAACATGTTGAGCCAGTGGGGCGCGGCGTCCGTCGATGGCGTGATGCTGCGCTTCGCAGGAGCGTACAAGAACGATAGCGACGACGAGTGGACCGCCGTCGAAGTCGTCGGGCGCGGTCGTTATTCCGAAATCGATTTTGGCACCGCGAAAGCGGGCGATGACACCACGACGAAAGGGACGCTGGCGCTGTCTTACTTCAAGCTTTCCATCAATGGCGAAACCGTGATCGAAATCGACGCGCAAAACTTCATCGAACTGGTGGGCGGCAAGGATGCGCTCACGCAGGTCCGCAAGATCATCGGCGTCTAA
- a CDS encoding phage tail assembly protein — protein MKELNTENTHTLDQPIRQGDNEIKAITLRKPGSGELRGVSLSDLVNLDVSALHKVLPRITTPTLTEADVSKLDPADLLQLAGIVSGFFMTKAMRASMGSPT, from the coding sequence ATGAAAGAACTGAACACCGAAAACACCCATACGCTCGATCAACCGATTCGTCAGGGCGACAACGAAATCAAGGCGATCACGCTGCGCAAGCCGGGTTCCGGCGAACTGCGCGGCGTGTCGCTGTCCGATCTCGTGAACCTCGACGTGTCGGCGCTGCACAAGGTGCTCCCGCGTATCACCACGCCGACGCTGACCGAAGCCGATGTGTCGAAGCTGGACCCCGCCGATCTGCTGCAACTGGCCGGGATCGTCAGCGGTTTTTTTATGACGAAGGCCATGCGTGCAAGCATGGGCTCCCCGACGTAG